The following proteins are encoded in a genomic region of Paenibacillus sp. FSL R7-0273:
- the spoIIIAD gene encoding stage III sporulation protein AD, translating into MEIIQVVGIGLLSTVLILVLKEQKPMFAFLLTTAAGILIFLFLIGKIGTILGTLERVAESSGMEMIYIKTVFKIIGISYIAEFGAQIVRDAGQESIASKIELAGKVLIMVLAVPIISIIIETVMKLLPA; encoded by the coding sequence ATGGAAATCATTCAAGTAGTGGGAATCGGACTCTTGTCGACGGTGCTGATCCTCGTGCTGAAGGAACAAAAGCCGATGTTCGCCTTTCTGCTGACTACGGCGGCCGGCATCCTGATCTTCCTGTTCCTTATCGGCAAAATCGGCACCATTCTCGGGACGCTGGAGCGGGTTGCAGAGTCCTCGGGGATGGAGATGATCTACATCAAAACGGTATTCAAAATCATCGGAATTTCTTATATCGCGGAGTTTGGGGCGCAGATTGTACGCGACGCCGGGCAGGAATCCATTGCCTCCAAAATTGAGCTGGCCGGCAAGGTGCTGATTATGGTGCTGGCCGTGCCGATCATCAGCATTATTATCGAAACGGTGATGAAGCTCCTGCCCGCCTGA
- the spoIIIAC gene encoding stage III sporulation protein AC, which produces MNIEVNAIFQIAGIGIIIAMIHTVLKQMGKEDIAHWVTIVGFIIVLFMVIRMLDGLLQEIKTIFLFQ; this is translated from the coding sequence ATGAATATTGAAGTCAACGCGATCTTTCAAATCGCCGGCATCGGCATTATTATCGCCATGATTCATACGGTGCTGAAGCAGATGGGCAAGGAGGACATTGCCCACTGGGTAACCATTGTCGGGTTTATCATTGTCCTGTTTATGGTAATCCGGATGCTGGACGGCCTGCTGCAGGAAATCAAAACGATTTTTCTTTTTCAATAG
- the spoIIIAB gene encoding stage III sporulation protein SpoIIIAB, with product MLKLLGAVLVVVAGALAGFAKAAQYADRPRNIRGLITALQRLETEILYGYTPLPEALRRIGQQSKGQLQAFFNAAAEEMSPPHNRSAEEAFQRSMELHFRSASLKGGEREIIRQLSCTLGTSDRSNQSTHIALALQQLKQEETVAREDQGKYEKMSKSLGLLLGALIVILIF from the coding sequence GTGCTTAAGCTGCTGGGTGCCGTGCTGGTGGTGGTGGCCGGCGCGCTTGCCGGATTTGCCAAGGCTGCCCAGTATGCAGACAGGCCAAGGAACATCAGAGGACTGATCACCGCACTGCAGCGGCTGGAAACTGAGATCCTCTACGGCTATACCCCGCTGCCGGAGGCACTGCGCAGAATCGGGCAGCAGTCGAAGGGTCAGCTGCAGGCTTTCTTTAACGCCGCAGCAGAAGAGATGAGCCCGCCGCATAACCGCAGCGCGGAGGAGGCCTTCCAGCGGTCGATGGAGCTGCATTTCCGTTCCGCTTCCCTGAAGGGAGGGGAGCGGGAGATTATCCGTCAGTTAAGCTGCACCCTGGGCACAAGCGACAGGTCGAATCAGAGCACGCACATTGCGCTGGCTTTACAGCAGTTGAAGCAGGAGGAGACAGTGGCCAGAGAAGATCAGGGCAAATATGAAAAGATGAGTAAAAGCCTGGGTCTGCTGCTTGGAGCATTGATCGTCATATTGATCTTTTAG